In the Verrucomicrobiota bacterium genome, AAATTTTTGGGCACAATGCCTCTGAATTAATAGGAGCAGCCGTAACGCATATGGAATATAGTGGAAGCGCAGAAGATCTGGCCCGAACCATTCACGCTCACCCTACGCTTTCGGAATCATTAAAAGAAGCGGCTTTGGCCGCAGATGGTCGTGGAATCCACAGTATTTAAATGTGGAAAAACCCAGGATTAGCATAGATTGAAATGCCGGTTTGATCCTGGTGATTTCAAGTGGTGAAACGCCTAGAAACTAATCTTCGTATCTCTTAAATACGAGAGTGCCATTATGACCACCAAATCCAAGGTTGTTGCTGATCGCAACGCGGATATCGGCCTTAACTTTTACATTGGGTGTGTAATTCAAATCGCACTCAGGATCCTGGTCATCCAAATTGATCGTGGGAGGCACTTCTCCAGTGCGAATGGTATTGATACAAGTAATCGCTTCAATTCCACCGGCCGCACCCAAAAGGTGACCCGTCATTGATTTGGTAGAGCTGATTATTACTTTTCTAGCATGCTCCTCGCCAAGGGAATTCTTGATCGATTTGGTTTCGATCAAGTCATTGTAAAGGGTGGAAGTTCCGTGAGCATTTACGTAATCGACATCCTCGGGCTGCATATCCGCATCTTTTAGGGCAAATCTTATAGCATGCTCCAAGCCTTCACCTGACATTTCAGGCGCAGTGATATGATAGGCATCGCAGGTGGCACCATAACCAGAGATTTCACACAGAATATTAGCTCCGCGTTTTAGCGCATGGTCCAACGATTCCAGAACAATGACTCCGGCACCTTCACCCATCACGAAACCATCCCGGCCTTTGTTAAATGGTTGGCTCGCTTTTTCTGGAAATTCATTCTGGGTACTCATCGCCTTCATCTGGCAGAAGCCAGCATAGGCTAATTGGGTTATCGTCGCTTCACTTCCCCCTGCGATCATTACGTCCGCATCGCCGTAGCGAATGTGCCTTAAAGCTTCACCGATCGAATTGGTGCCTGTGGTGCACGCGCTAACGATTCCGAAGTTTGGACCCTTGGCACCAAGTTCAATCGCGACCCGACCACAACCCATATTGGCAATCAACATCGGAATCATAAAAGGAGACACACGGCGCGGACCTTTTTCAAAAAGGACTTTCGATTGGTTTTCAATCGTGTTCATTCCACCGATACCAGAACCAACAAATACTCCTACACGGTAAGGATCTTCCTTACTCATATCGATCCCCGAATCTTTAAAAGCTGCGAGAGCAGCGAAGACGGAGAATTGGGTATACCGATCGTTTCGGCGAGCCTCCTTAATATCCATGACCCTGGTTGGATCCCAGTCAGCTATCTCAGCGCCAATCTTACACGTATACTCCGTAGTATCAAAGGCTTTGACGGTGCTGATCCCACTAACTCCATTTAACAAGTTGTCGTGAAAGGCATCAGGTGTATCGCCCAAAGAAGTGAGCAATCCCATACCGGTTACAACTACGCGATTGCTAGATCGGGAGTTAAGCATAAGCAACTGGGACCATACCTAGACGGCCCAAACATAAAATTATTGAGACTTTTCTTTGATGTAAGCGATAACGTTTCCAACCGTCTGGAGCTTTTCAGCATCAGATTCAGGAATTTCGCCATCAATCTCTTCTTTGAACTCTTCTTCGAATGCCATGATTAGCTCGACAGTATCGAGTGAATCAGCTCCTAGATCGTCCAAAAACGAGGCTTCAGGAGTAACCTGCTCTTCATTTACGTTGAGCTGGTTAACGATAATTTCAATTACGCGTTCTTCTGTTGTTTTATCTGCCATGGTAGGAAGTAGATGTTTTAGAATAGATCAGAGTTTATATCGTCATACCGCCGTCAACAGTAAAAACCTGACCAGTTATATAATTCGCTTCTTCAGAAGCTAGAAAAGTAACCATATTGGCAATATCTTTTGGATCACCAAATTTTTTAAGAGGAATATTTGCCAGCACTTGTTGAGCAATATCGCCTTCTTGAAAGGAGGAGGTCATATCGGTGGAAATAAAGCCGGGAGCGACAACATTACTAGTAATAGAGCGGGATGCCAATTCTTTGGCCAAGGACTTCGCCATGGCGATCATGCCAGCTTTGGCGCTGGAATAATTGATTTGCCCGGCGTTTCCGACGATTCCACTCACCGAGCTCACATTAATAATACGACCCCAGCGTTTTTTCGTCATGGGTCGAACCAGACCTTTGCACCAATAAAAGCTACTGCTTAAATTCGTGTCTATCACCGAATGCCAATCTTCTTCGGTCATTCGGATTAACAGGCCATCTTTTGTGATCCCAGCGTTGTTTACCAAAATATCCACGCAGCCAAATTCTTCAATAAGTTGCTTACAGGCTGCTGCTACCGCACCAGCATCACTGACATCTACAGCCAAAGAGCTCGCTTTTCCACCTTGAGCCCGGATGCCTTCAGCGGCTGCACCGCAGCTGGCTGGATTTAAACTTACACAGACTACATGAACACCTTCCGCGGCCAAGCTTTCAGCAATGGAGCGACCGATTCCTCTGCCAGCTCCGGTGACAACCGCAACACGTTCATTAAAAGTCAGGTTCATAAAGCGGGAAGTGGGACACAATTTATTGGGCCGATCAAGTGAAAATATCGGAAGAGTGCCCAAGCTTTCCAGTCATTTAAAACGAGTTTAATAGACGTCTCTAAGGTAACGTTTTTCTTTTTTCATCTGCTTAAAATAGACGACCGCCTCTTCTTCGGATAAGCCACCATGTTCTTGTGCGATGGTGTGAAGTGCCGCATCCACATCCTTAGCCATATGCTTGGCATCTCCGCACACAAAAAAGAAAGCACCTCCTCTTATCCACTCCCACAAGGTTGCTCCAGATTCGAACATCTTATCCTGGACATAGATTTTTTCTTCCTGATCCCGGGACCAGGCCAAATCAAGTTTCTCAAGATGTCCCGCCGCTTTCATGGCTTCGAATTCTTCTTCATATAGGTAGTCAGTTGCCCGATGCTGATCACCGAAGAACAACCAATTCTTACCCGGAGCATTCTTGGCAATCCGTTCCTGCAAAAATGCACGGAATGGTGCAATACCCGTTCCTGGCCCCACCATAATCATTGGAGCGGAATCATCGTCGGGTAAGCCGAAATGAGATTTGGCTACAAACACCGGCATGGACGAGACTTCCAATTCTACGCGGTCCGAAAGATAGGTACTACAAACACCAACGCGTTTCCGATTGTTCGTCTCGTAGCGGATAATGGAGACGGTGAGATGAATTTCGTTTGGGTATAAGAGCGGGGATGATGCGATCGAATACAGACGCGGCATCAACTTCCTCAAACTATCTACAAATTCTTGAGCAGAGAAATTTGCCGAAGGAAACTCTTCAAGAATATCGAGGAATTCGCGATTTGCGAGATACTCCTCGGTCGACTCCTTATTGGCATCGTCCAAGAGTTCAGCAAGGATGGATGCTTCCGCCTCATTTTCAACTTTACCAGCGAAGGTCATTAACGTTTTGCGAGTCGGAGCTGCCAGGGAAAGCTTTCTGGATAGGGCCTCGCGAAAGCTAATAGTCTTCTCTTTCTTCGGCAGGGTAACGAGTTCATCGCCGTTTACCCCCAGTGCCTTTATGACTGCCTCAACAGTTTCAGACTGGTTTGAGGGATAAACTCCCAGGGAATCACCGCAGGAATAAACAAGATTGCTACCCGTAAGATCCACCACAAAGTGGCGGGTATCTTTTGAACTCCCCTCTCTATATAGAGGGGAGTTTTCGGTTAGCTTTGCCAGAAATGGATTGTTTTTATCGTATTGTGGTTCTACTTCAGCATCCATAAAAAAAGCGGATTAAAAACAATCACAAAATCCTGTCCATCAATAATAATAGTCAATTTAAGTTTTTAATATTCCTTTCGATATCCCATGAGTTCAGCTTCACCTGAAAGATTACAAAAATTTCTCGCCCAGGCCGGCGTTGGCTCCCGCAGAAAGTCCGAAGCCATGATAGAAGCAGGTCGGATTGTGGTTAACGGCCAGATTGCAAAATTGGGGATGAAAGTTATTTCCGGCAAGGACCATGTATTTCTCGACGGTCGTCGCGTTCAAAAGGTCGAGACACCCAAAATCGTACTCATGGTAAATAAACCGATCGGCTATACCTGTACCAGCTCCGATCGTTTTGCAAAGAAGACTGTTTTCGAACTCCTGCCCAAAAACTTTCAACTGGATCCATCCCTGCATTGCGCAGGTCGGCTCGACCGCGACAGCCAGGGCTTGCTCGTAATCACAAATGATGGGGATCTCACGTTTGCCTTAACTCACCCTTCGAATAAGGTGTTAAAGTATTATCGGGTTTATCTTGATAAAGAATTCCCTTTTGAACTGATCAGCAAATTAACGACCGGGATTCAAGATGGAGACGAGCATCTAAAAGCAGAAGCGATTAGACCCAATCCCCGGAAACCCAGAGAAATAGAGGTTACTCTGAATCATGGTAAAAAACGAGAAATTCGGCGTCTGCTAAAATTGGTCGGATTTGAAGTGAAAGAGCTGGAAAGAACAAAAATTGGCCATTTCGGGATCAAAGGATTAAGAAAAGGGTCGGTAAAAAGACTCACCGATGCAGAAAAGAGGTTGTTGTTGGCCTAAAGACACTTAAAGATAAATTTCCAAATAAAAAATATCATGAACAGATCATTCATTCTGAAAACGTTCCTCCTTCCCATTTTTTTATTCTCAAGCGTATTGGGAGTCGTAGGACAAGAAATGGTAGCGGTGTTTCTTAAACCGGACTCCAGCTCTTACCAGGTTACTACTTTGGCGGCGAACGATTCCCGTTTAGCCGCTGCTGCTGAGATGCCTTACAGCACCGAGCAATCGAATGTGTGGAAATGGGTTGAGCTTAACCAAACCTTCGAAGGATTCGTTAGAAAAGGTTATGTGACAAAAGGACTTACCGTTCAGGTTGGAGCCCCGGTCTATTTTGTACCGGGTGACGAAGATGCTTTTCTGACCATTTTGGAGGACGGAGCTAGTGCCGAAGTTGTCCAAGCTGCTGGCGAGTGGATCAAAATCTCAGTCACAACTTCAGTCCCCGTTTACTTTGAAACGGATACACCCGCAACCGCCCCAGGACCAGCTTTTGCTGCCGAGCTACCTTCAGCTCGCAATGATACTGCTTATGAAGTCGAATCAGCCGTAGTCCAAGACGAAATCGCGGCTTACGAACCATTGGATTTGTCATCTACCAAAACCTACCCCGGGGAACCCATAGATCGTATTCTGGAAGGAAAGCTGGTCGTGTATAAAGGCTTACCATACCCTTTTAATAAACCCACATACCAGTGGCAAATATTGAACAGCCGTAAAAAGCGGATGGCATTTGTCGATCCACGGAACCTGATTCTCGATCGACCCTTCGAATCCTACCTGGGACAGAAACTCAGTCTTGCCGGTAGTATCTACCGAATAAACAAAGGCCGCGATTTGGTAATCGTCGCCAGCCAGCTCACAGTACAATAGACCTCAATGAAGTTAATCGACGGTAAACACATCGCCGCGACCATTCTGGATGAAATTACCGAAGAAGTAGCCAAGCTCGGAGACGAGAAGCCCGCTGTTACTTTTGTGAGGGTCGGTGAAGACCCTGCTTCGGTTTCCTACGTCAGGAATAAGGAACGCGCCGCCGCAAAGACAGGTATTCGAAGTGAACTTAAGGTATTCCCCGAAACGATCTCTGAGAATGAGCTCCTTGCGGAGATAAAAGCACTCAATGAGAATCCTTCTATACACGGGATTTTGGTTCAGGCTCCCCTACCCGACCATATCGACGAAGGAACCATATTTCGGTCGGTGTTGCCGGAGAAGGATGTG is a window encoding:
- the fabF gene encoding beta-ketoacyl-ACP synthase II, with the protein product MLNSRSSNRVVVTGMGLLTSLGDTPDAFHDNLLNGVSGISTVKAFDTTEYTCKIGAEIADWDPTRVMDIKEARRNDRYTQFSVFAALAAFKDSGIDMSKEDPYRVGVFVGSGIGGMNTIENQSKVLFEKGPRRVSPFMIPMLIANMGCGRVAIELGAKGPNFGIVSACTTGTNSIGEALRHIRYGDADVMIAGGSEATITQLAYAGFCQMKAMSTQNEFPEKASQPFNKGRDGFVMGEGAGVIVLESLDHALKRGANILCEISGYGATCDAYHITAPEMSGEGLEHAIRFALKDADMQPEDVDYVNAHGTSTLYNDLIETKSIKNSLGEEHARKVIISSTKSMTGHLLGAAGGIEAITCINTIRTGEVPPTINLDDQDPECDLNYTPNVKVKADIRVAISNNLGFGGHNGTLVFKRYED
- a CDS encoding acyl carrier protein, translating into MADKTTEERVIEIIVNQLNVNEEQVTPEASFLDDLGADSLDTVELIMAFEEEFKEEIDGEIPESDAEKLQTVGNVIAYIKEKSQ
- the fabG gene encoding 3-oxoacyl-[acyl-carrier-protein] reductase, translated to MNLTFNERVAVVTGAGRGIGRSIAESLAAEGVHVVCVSLNPASCGAAAEGIRAQGGKASSLAVDVSDAGAVAAACKQLIEEFGCVDILVNNAGITKDGLLIRMTEEDWHSVIDTNLSSSFYWCKGLVRPMTKKRWGRIINVSSVSGIVGNAGQINYSSAKAGMIAMAKSLAKELASRSITSNVVAPGFISTDMTSSFQEGDIAQQVLANIPLKKFGDPKDIANMVTFLASEEANYITGQVFTVDGGMTI
- a CDS encoding sulfite reductase subunit alpha codes for the protein MDAEVEPQYDKNNPFLAKLTENSPLYREGSSKDTRHFVVDLTGSNLVYSCGDSLGVYPSNQSETVEAVIKALGVNGDELVTLPKKEKTISFREALSRKLSLAAPTRKTLMTFAGKVENEAEASILAELLDDANKESTEEYLANREFLDILEEFPSANFSAQEFVDSLRKLMPRLYSIASSPLLYPNEIHLTVSIIRYETNNRKRVGVCSTYLSDRVELEVSSMPVFVAKSHFGLPDDDSAPMIMVGPGTGIAPFRAFLQERIAKNAPGKNWLFFGDQHRATDYLYEEEFEAMKAAGHLEKLDLAWSRDQEEKIYVQDKMFESGATLWEWIRGGAFFFVCGDAKHMAKDVDAALHTIAQEHGGLSEEEAVVYFKQMKKEKRYLRDVY
- a CDS encoding pseudouridine synthase, whose protein sequence is MSSASPERLQKFLAQAGVGSRRKSEAMIEAGRIVVNGQIAKLGMKVISGKDHVFLDGRRVQKVETPKIVLMVNKPIGYTCTSSDRFAKKTVFELLPKNFQLDPSLHCAGRLDRDSQGLLVITNDGDLTFALTHPSNKVLKYYRVYLDKEFPFELISKLTTGIQDGDEHLKAEAIRPNPRKPREIEVTLNHGKKREIRRLLKLVGFEVKELERTKIGHFGIKGLRKGSVKRLTDAEKRLLLA